The genomic interval TGGCTCAGTAGCAGGTTTCTTGTAGAGTTTGGCGTCTTTAGTCAGGGTGAGACGGACGTCCACTTTTTCCAAAGGAGCAGTGATGACAGGTTGTACAGGTGGATGTACCGGGTCTGCTTCCACCGTGAAGTTCTTGGACTTGGCTATATCAGCAAAAGAAAGCTTCGAATTGGCGATAACCACGCTCGTCCCGACTTTTACTTGATCAAACAGCCAGCGTACATCCTTGTTATGCATGCGGACACAGCCTAAAGAGACATAGCTGCCAATGGATTTTTCGTTGTTATTGCCATGGATGCCATACGTATCGCCCTTCGTACCACGAGCGTTCAAGCCCATCCAGCGGTCGCCGAGCGGGTTCTTCGGGTCTCCTCCTGCGATCTTTCCTGTATAATAAGGTCGGTTTTTAATCTTATTCACGATCTGAAAGGTTCCCTCAGGCGTATACGTTTGTTTCTTCCCTGTTGCGACAGGTAAGGTCTTCAGGAGTTTCCCATCTTCGTAAAACGCTAGTTTGTTTGTTGCTTTATTGATAATAATAAGCTGATCACTCTTTTCCGCAGCCCATGCGGAGTCAACGCCAGCCAGTAAGCACAAAATAACGATAAGGGACAGTATTCTTTTCATTACAGAGGACTCCTTCCCATTAAGTAACAAAGTTTATTATAAATTAGAAATATTTGGCAGGTAAATGAATATCGATCAACAACTTTCGCATGAAAAGAAGGGAGTTTGTCGAGAATGAGAGAATATAAAGAGGGTGAGTCTATGGACCTAAGAAAAAGAGTGACTATTAACCTATTATATAAGATCCTATTATTTCCAAGTGTGATCTATGGTGCAGAGCAGATTCTTCCCACACAACTTCAATATTCGTCATGGGTTCCTGCGGCAGTGCTTAGCACGCTCTTTATCTTCATTGGAGTGGTAGCGGATGAAACGATTCTTCCCCTGTTTGGGAATGAGCTAGCGACGATCCAAGGAAGCTTGTTTATGACTGCGACCACGTGGATGTTGCCCTTTATCCATCCAGGGAATGTAATCACTCTGCCAGGAGCAGCGGCAATTGGTATAAGCCTTGGCATCATCGAATATGCGATGCATGGGTGGATAGTAAAACAGAGAAGGTTGCATCAAACTCACAGCTAGATAACGACAAAAATATAAAAAAATGGTAAATTATACACAAAGAAAAATAGATTGGGCATTTCGCGCAATGGGAGGGAGGGGGCTTATCTTGGAAATTGCAAAAGTCATTAGTACAATATCTGGGGATTGGGTTGAATTTTGGGATAATCGACTAGATGAGTTTATCTGTCTGGTTGATCGCTCAGGGAAGACACGCTACGTTTCTTTTGGCATTCAGAATGTACTAGGATATAATCCAGAGGAGATTATCGGAACCCAAGCGTTCCGGCTTATGGATGAAGGAACCCAGCAGACTGTATTTCATCATTATGAGGAATTTCTCGAGACGAAGAGGAGTGTAGAATTCCAATATCGATCCTGGACGAAAAAAGGGGAGCCAGTTACCCTTCATTGTAAGACGTTCGTTGTCATTTCCGAAGGTCGCTCAATCGGTGTAATCAGTATTATTCAGCGTGCGGAACGCGCCAAACAATATCCGCAGCTGTTTGAGGCTATCTCTACCTTGCTTGAACAGATGATAGAGGGAAAGCCTCTATGAATCTTCCTCGGACATTTCGATAAGCGTTTTCACAAAATTCAACATCGAATTCTTTTGATGATCATTTAATTCCCTGCCCTTGAAGGTGATCGAAATATTTTTAAAGACCTCTTCTAAGTCCATAGAATCAGATGTGGGGGTATCCACGTATCCCGCTTTTTCCAATAACTCTTCATAAGAAAGGCCAAGAGGCTCTGCTATTTTACGGAGGATCTCGGGGGAAGGGATGCCACGGTTCCCGTTTTCAATCTGGGAGATATAGGCATTGGACACGCCGCTAAGACGTTCAAGTTTTCGAATCGATAATTTTTGCTGAAGTCTAGACTCTCGTAAAAAGTCGCCAAAAGCTCGCGCGTGCATGTTCTCCCTCCTCGAATGTATAATTGACGCTTGCAAAAGCAAGCGAATATCCCTTATGATTAAGCTTACTACCTAAGTTCCATCATACGTATCTGTGCTGTGAAAGGCAATGGAAACTAAAGATAAAAGGTGTTCATACGATGATTATAGCTAGAAAGATACTAGAGTTGCTAGATCAAAAAGGCGAGTTAACCCAGCACGATCTCTATATGGAAGTGGATGACCCCAGAACGAGTAGTCGGATTGAGTTGCTTTTGAAACAGGAAGATATAAAGCGAGTGGGGACGAACCGACTAAGGATAACCGAGAAGGGCAAAACGTTGCTACGCAAACTATTGTAGCTGGCAGGCCTCTTCCTAAAAATAACAGGAGAAATTCCTGTTATTTTTATAAATTTGGGTATTTCGGGTCTAAATAACGGCACCCATTCCTCCTATCCACCTGAAAATCACCTAAAATGGTCTCTTCACGTTAGATAACGGAAAAATTTCCTCCTATTTTCCCCTTTTCAAAGCAAAAACGAAAAATAACCGGAATTTTTCCGGTTATTTTATTTCTCAACACTAAGCCACCTTCTTCTCCTCACGAGTCCTATTTACGGGCACGAAGTAGCCCAGTAAGCCCCCAATCAGCGCTGGAACTAACCACCCCAACCCTTGCTCATAGAGAGGCAGCCACTCATACCACGACACCACCTGGGATATATCCAACACCATTCTCTGCAAACTATCTACAATACTTACTAGTCCCGTGCCGATCATGGCCCCTGAATACACATAGGTTTTAACCAGCCATCGATCGAAGAAAGACAACACGATCAATACCATAGCCAAGGGGTAAAGTCCGATAAGGAGTGGAACCGAGTAAGCGAGAATCTGGTTTAACCCGAGGTTCGCGAGTCCCATACTAAATAAGCAGAGCCCTCCAACCAAGGCCTGATACGAAAAGGACCGCGGCATCAACTTGACGAAGTATTCCCCACATGCTGTCACTAATCCGACAGATGTCGTTAAGCATGCCAAGGTGATCGCCAACCCCAACAATCCGATTCCTACCCATCCCAGTAAATGTCCCACGACACCCGAGAGAATCTCGCCTCCATTACTCATCGGACCGAGCAATTCTCGGCTAGCCGCTCCCAGATACCCGAGGGCAACATAGACCAAGCTCAGCCCGGTCGCGGCGATGAATCCAGCTTTTATCGTAGCCGATGTTACCCCACGAGTATCTGTTAGCCCTCGTTCCCGAATGGCCGTAATCACCACAATCCCAAATACGAGAGCACCGAGAGCGTCCAAGGTAAAGTAGCCTTCAATGAATCCGGTGAAAAAAGGAGAAGACACATAGGCATCCGCGGGTGGACCGAAAGTATTTAATGGAGAAAAAATCGTACGCACCACAAGGATTCCAATGACCACGAGCAGCACGGGGGTGATCACTTTCCCGATTCTCTCCACTAATTTAGAAGGATTCAAAGACAGCCAGAAGGTTAGCCCAAAGTACAGAAGGGTATAAACGAATAACAGCCCACCTTGTGGATTAGTCCCTACAGGTAGGAAAGGCAATGCCCCCATCTCGAAGGCCACGGTCGCGGTGCGCGGAATGCCTAAGAACGGACCGATCGCCAGAAAAACCATCAACGTAAACACCACAGCAAACCAAGGATGGACCCGGCTGGCGAGAATTTGCAGATTACCCTCAAAGCGAGCAATGGCTGCCACGGCCAACAGAGGCAGTCCAACCCCCGTCACTAAAAAGCCAAGGATGGCGATGCTCATATTTGTCCCGGCTGCTTGTCCCAAGGCAGGGGGGAAAATCATATTTCCTGCGCCGAAGAACAGGGCAAACAGCATGGAACCAATCATAAAAGTTTCTTTATTTGACAAACGTTGCATATGAAACCAAAACCTCCAAATAAGTCCTATCTCTATTGTGCGAATAAATCCTTTATACCATAACATATCAGAGACATTTGTCTATAGGCCTACATACCATATAGTAGAATTTTATTGGAAGGGAGAGGGGATGTATGCTTTGGGGTGTCGATTCGGCGGTTCGCGTAGGGGAAGAACTC from Ammoniphilus sp. CFH 90114 carries:
- a CDS encoding L,D-transpeptidase, whose protein sequence is MKRILSLIVILCLLAGVDSAWAAEKSDQLIIINKATNKLAFYEDGKLLKTLPVATGKKQTYTPEGTFQIVNKIKNRPYYTGKIAGGDPKNPLGDRWMGLNARGTKGDTYGIHGNNNEKSIGSYVSLGCVRMHNKDVRWLFDQVKVGTSVVIANSKLSFADIAKSKNFTVEADPVHPPVQPVITAPLEKVDVRLTLTKDAKLYKKPATEPTPYTLSPQPVQAVEKQADWYRVKTWTGELWLKADQAIMGEIVAVEKKIRMEKVVPILEHPFANSTKKGTLSPQDVVAFEEWNGWYRIHSWVGDVWFDGKTGVTVLEELKVEEAAVEEALVEAPEELVVD
- a CDS encoding DUF2512 family protein, with translation MREYKEGESMDLRKRVTINLLYKILLFPSVIYGAEQILPTQLQYSSWVPAAVLSTLFIFIGVVADETILPLFGNELATIQGSLFMTATTWMLPFIHPGNVITLPGAAAIGISLGIIEYAMHGWIVKQRRLHQTHS
- a CDS encoding PAS domain-containing protein, which codes for MEIAKVISTISGDWVEFWDNRLDEFICLVDRSGKTRYVSFGIQNVLGYNPEEIIGTQAFRLMDEGTQQTVFHHYEEFLETKRSVEFQYRSWTKKGEPVTLHCKTFVVISEGRSIGVISIIQRAERAKQYPQLFEAISTLLEQMIEGKPL
- a CDS encoding helix-turn-helix domain-containing protein, yielding MHARAFGDFLRESRLQQKLSIRKLERLSGVSNAYISQIENGNRGIPSPEILRKIAEPLGLSYEELLEKAGYVDTPTSDSMDLEEVFKNISITFKGRELNDHQKNSMLNFVKTLIEMSEEDS
- the brnQ gene encoding branched-chain amino acid transport system II carrier protein, yielding MQRLSNKETFMIGSMLFALFFGAGNMIFPPALGQAAGTNMSIAILGFLVTGVGLPLLAVAAIARFEGNLQILASRVHPWFAVVFTLMVFLAIGPFLGIPRTATVAFEMGALPFLPVGTNPQGGLLFVYTLLYFGLTFWLSLNPSKLVERIGKVITPVLLVVIGILVVRTIFSPLNTFGPPADAYVSSPFFTGFIEGYFTLDALGALVFGIVVITAIRERGLTDTRGVTSATIKAGFIAATGLSLVYVALGYLGAASRELLGPMSNGGEILSGVVGHLLGWVGIGLLGLAITLACLTTSVGLVTACGEYFVKLMPRSFSYQALVGGLCLFSMGLANLGLNQILAYSVPLLIGLYPLAMVLIVLSFFDRWLVKTYVYSGAMIGTGLVSIVDSLQRMVLDISQVVSWYEWLPLYEQGLGWLVPALIGGLLGYFVPVNRTREEKKVA